In Deltaproteobacteria bacterium, a single genomic region encodes these proteins:
- a CDS encoding right-handed parallel beta-helix repeat-containing protein, producing MMRQWLFLGLMLATVAGREAFPVFAANCGGAAVCRCGDTVVADYGMTQNLGPCPRVNGTNADTIGLTVKSAVSLDCKGHAIVGPGDTLKNSFGIRAGSKSSPTPDQDVSIRNCSVSRFWWGVYVQNSTQVAIEGNTLHDNGWKDPTQNGTGYGLDVANSQFITVRNNAITDSGNEGFHLSHSHHVTVEDNVIADSGREQLYLYHADDNIVRRNLARGGTQGLEMRFSNRNAFSYNLWLDSPKQWLENDDTQNTFLYEHFDGMVLVGGKSTGNTFSLCEFIHPTGICFRTKGKSTTIYKGHFSSCLLDLKAGGKPLLDRCVGVDRTSGKFTAVYPGCVADFDNDGDVDAQDQTILSAALPSKLGSVDWNPEVDIDHDGNVDKQDQGLFTAALGVCPSN from the coding sequence ATGATGAGGCAATGGTTGTTCCTGGGATTGATGTTGGCAACGGTTGCGGGGCGGGAGGCATTTCCGGTCTTCGCCGCAAACTGTGGCGGCGCGGCAGTTTGTCGGTGTGGTGATACCGTGGTGGCGGATTACGGGATGACCCAGAATCTCGGCCCTTGCCCTCGCGTCAATGGTACTAACGCCGATACCATTGGCTTGACGGTCAAATCCGCTGTGTCCCTGGACTGTAAGGGACATGCGATCGTCGGTCCCGGCGATACCCTCAAAAATTCCTTCGGCATCCGTGCCGGCTCTAAAAGCTCTCCCACCCCTGACCAAGATGTGAGCATTCGGAATTGTTCGGTCTCGCGCTTTTGGTGGGGAGTCTACGTGCAAAACTCTACGCAGGTCGCCATCGAAGGCAACACGCTGCACGACAATGGCTGGAAAGACCCCACGCAAAACGGCACCGGCTACGGGCTTGATGTCGCGAATTCCCAGTTTATAACTGTTCGGAACAACGCCATCACCGATAGCGGCAACGAAGGGTTCCACTTGTCGCATTCGCATCATGTCACCGTGGAAGACAATGTCATCGCCGATAGTGGCCGCGAGCAGCTCTATCTCTATCATGCCGACGATAATATCGTGCGCCGCAATCTGGCCAGAGGCGGCACCCAAGGATTAGAGATGCGCTTCTCGAATCGCAACGCCTTCTCGTACAATCTCTGGCTCGACTCGCCCAAGCAATGGCTGGAGAACGACGACACGCAGAACACCTTTCTCTACGAGCACTTCGACGGCATGGTGCTGGTGGGTGGCAAGTCTACGGGGAATACTTTTTCGTTGTGCGAGTTTATACATCCGACCGGGATTTGCTTCCGCACCAAAGGCAAAAGCACCACGATCTATAAAGGGCATTTCTCCTCTTGCTTGCTGGATCTCAAAGCCGGAGGAAAGCCGCTGCTCGATCGCTGTGTTGGCGTAGATCGGACGAGTGGGAAGTTTACGGCAGTCTATCCAGGTTGCGTGGCGGATTTCGATAACGACGGCGATGTCGATGCCCAGGACCAAACGATCCTCTCTGCTGCCTTGCCATCGAAGCTCGGGAGTGTCGATTGGAACCCGGAGGTTGACATAGACCATGACGGTAACGTAGATAAACAAGACCAGGGGCTTTTCACGGCAGCGCTCGGGGTATGCCCGAGCAACTAA
- a CDS encoding Spy/CpxP family protein refolding chaperone, whose translation MILSSLSSSLTGHGFYRHAPCLFLAVHPFLRSILIWSLLSLLLSGSRVDGHAASPSFAMWWDDPKTVESLHLTDEQRKKIAAIVEQSQKKRRELNAQLVPLRHVVPDLLSQPKLDEPKVQSTLKTQNDLRWARVQEMASMRIQVRKVLSAEQFKKLQALHPLVMRKRWVARQLPGEGEKKSPAETKAKPEEDEEDE comes from the coding sequence GTGATTCTTTCTTCACTCAGTTCCTCACTAACGGGGCATGGCTTTTATCGCCATGCCCCGTGTCTTTTCCTTGCCGTGCATCCCTTCCTACGGTCGATTCTCATCTGGAGTCTCCTCAGTCTTCTTTTGTCCGGGAGCCGCGTTGACGGCCATGCGGCGAGTCCTTCGTTCGCGATGTGGTGGGACGACCCCAAGACGGTCGAGTCTTTACACCTGACCGACGAACAACGGAAAAAAATCGCCGCTATTGTCGAGCAAAGCCAGAAGAAGCGACGAGAACTCAACGCGCAGCTCGTCCCGTTGCGTCATGTCGTTCCCGACCTGCTGAGTCAACCTAAGTTGGACGAGCCGAAGGTCCAGAGTACGCTCAAGACGCAAAACGATCTGCGCTGGGCACGGGTGCAAGAGATGGCCTCCATGCGCATCCAGGTGCGGAAGGTCTTATCGGCCGAGCAGTTCAAAAAGCTCCAAGCATTACATCCCCTCGTTATGCGGAAGCGTTGGGTGGCCCGTCAGCTTCCCGGAGAAGGCGAAAAAAAATCTCCGGCGGAAACAAAGGCGAAGCCTGAAGAGGACGAGGAAGACGAGTAG
- a CDS encoding tetratricopeptide repeat protein encodes MKKGLWAVLCILLVGLVGGGLWYGTRESADQEAEPEDASLAESETPPNVVVFTLDTTRADHLGAYGYPDIQTPTIDGLAKAGVLFRRAITAAPITLPSHSSIMTGLYPPAHGVRDNGTFALAPEVTTLAEVLHTDGYATGAFVGAAVLEGRYGLAQGFDVYNEDFSQGRRRPLFMYAERPCGQVVSAALAWMEQKKSSPFFAWLHFYDPHAGYDPPEPWATQYDKRPYDGEIAYADHCIGTVMEALRNWGVENDTVVVITADHGESLGEHGEKTHGLFIYDATVHVPLIFHAPGRLPAARSVDAVVSTVDIFPTLLTLLGKSLPAAVDGKSLLPLMRGRREQESRTAYSETLLPKYHYGWAELKSVTTHAWKLIDAPQSELYDLVQDPRELINVYEREHRKSRSLKKTLTSIAERTGAPESRLALDPETAERLRGLGYVWMPPAGEGQGGENPPDPKDMLYTHEHVQQGREFFRQDRFDEAIGEFQQVVKANPKSISTYFDLAASYLEKEEMDNARQTLATALNLDPQNARAYSMVGAVENLVGNQEEAFKQWQRAIEVNPRYVDAYVYTAALREQRGELEQAEETIRKVLQFAPTHSDVLSRLGSILLAKGDVAGAETQLREALKSDPYDAPTHRVLGVLHDRAGRVDEALREYREALKSNNRLADVHNSIGVILAKQGKLDQAEVQTKEALRINPKFVNALISLAVIYDQKGLKEKALETNTRAVELDPKAYQAYGNLAVAAIREKQYAKAEELLRKALAVQPEYPEAYNNLAVAYMEQGQLQQAITAAEQAVQQRPEYPEALTNLGVLHNKLGQHEKALIYHQRATAVKADYWEAHNNLAATLAQLGRYAEAAAEFTKALQTQPQAADVHKRLGDLYFGPLKEWEKARQHYEIFLRLTPPGPQRKEVLARLLKIAQS; translated from the coding sequence ATGAAAAAAGGACTCTGGGCAGTCCTCTGTATCCTTCTTGTGGGACTCGTTGGTGGTGGTCTCTGGTACGGCACGCGGGAATCCGCTGACCAGGAAGCGGAGCCGGAAGACGCTTCTCTCGCCGAGTCGGAAACGCCGCCGAACGTAGTGGTGTTCACCCTCGATACTACTCGTGCCGACCATCTCGGTGCGTACGGCTATCCGGATATCCAGACGCCGACGATTGATGGCTTAGCGAAGGCCGGGGTGCTCTTTCGTCGCGCCATTACCGCCGCGCCTATCACTTTACCATCGCATAGTTCGATTATGACCGGCTTGTATCCACCGGCGCATGGGGTGCGTGACAACGGTACGTTTGCGTTGGCGCCTGAAGTGACCACGCTGGCTGAAGTTCTTCATACCGATGGCTATGCCACCGGCGCGTTCGTTGGCGCTGCCGTGCTCGAAGGCCGCTACGGACTCGCGCAAGGCTTCGATGTATACAATGAAGACTTTTCCCAAGGTCGGCGGCGCCCGCTGTTTATGTATGCCGAGCGGCCCTGCGGTCAAGTTGTGTCGGCGGCGCTCGCATGGATGGAACAGAAAAAATCCTCGCCGTTTTTTGCCTGGTTGCATTTTTACGATCCCCACGCCGGTTACGATCCCCCCGAGCCGTGGGCTACGCAGTACGACAAGCGGCCCTACGACGGCGAGATCGCCTATGCGGATCATTGTATCGGGACGGTCATGGAGGCGCTGCGCAACTGGGGGGTGGAGAACGACACCGTGGTGGTGATTACCGCCGACCATGGCGAGAGTCTCGGTGAGCACGGCGAAAAGACCCACGGGCTTTTCATTTACGATGCGACCGTGCATGTGCCACTCATTTTTCATGCGCCCGGGCGGTTGCCGGCAGCTCGGTCGGTCGATGCCGTGGTGAGCACGGTGGACATTTTCCCTACGCTGCTGACCCTGTTGGGAAAGTCCTTGCCTGCGGCAGTGGATGGCAAAAGCTTGCTGCCGCTGATGCGTGGTCGGCGGGAGCAGGAGAGTCGCACCGCATATAGCGAGACCTTGTTGCCGAAATACCACTATGGTTGGGCGGAACTCAAAAGTGTGACGACGCATGCCTGGAAGTTGATCGACGCCCCGCAGTCCGAATTGTATGACCTCGTGCAAGACCCGCGCGAGCTGATCAATGTCTACGAACGCGAGCACCGCAAAAGTCGTAGCTTGAAAAAAACCTTGACGAGTATTGCCGAGCGCACGGGTGCGCCTGAGTCTCGCCTCGCGCTCGATCCGGAAACCGCCGAACGCTTGCGTGGACTCGGCTATGTGTGGATGCCGCCGGCAGGGGAAGGGCAAGGCGGCGAGAATCCCCCCGACCCCAAAGACATGCTGTACACGCATGAACATGTTCAGCAGGGGAGAGAATTCTTCCGGCAGGATCGTTTCGACGAGGCCATCGGCGAATTCCAGCAAGTGGTCAAAGCGAATCCGAAAAGCATCTCGACCTATTTCGATCTGGCCGCCTCGTATCTGGAAAAGGAAGAGATGGATAATGCGCGGCAAACACTTGCCACGGCGCTCAATCTCGATCCGCAAAATGCGCGTGCCTACTCCATGGTGGGAGCGGTGGAGAACTTGGTTGGGAACCAGGAAGAAGCGTTCAAACAATGGCAGCGCGCGATTGAGGTCAACCCGCGCTATGTCGATGCCTACGTCTACACGGCAGCGCTGCGCGAGCAGCGGGGTGAACTGGAGCAAGCCGAGGAGACCATCCGCAAAGTGCTCCAGTTCGCGCCTACGCATTCTGATGTGCTGAGCCGGTTGGGCAGCATTCTCTTGGCCAAAGGTGACGTGGCTGGTGCGGAGACCCAGCTCCGGGAAGCCTTGAAAAGCGATCCGTATGACGCACCGACGCATCGGGTGTTGGGAGTCTTACATGATCGCGCCGGTCGCGTGGACGAGGCCCTACGCGAGTATCGCGAGGCGTTGAAATCGAACAATCGACTGGCGGACGTGCATAATTCCATTGGCGTTATCCTGGCGAAGCAGGGGAAGCTCGACCAAGCGGAGGTGCAGACGAAAGAGGCGCTCCGTATCAACCCCAAGTTCGTCAATGCCTTGATCTCGCTCGCGGTGATTTACGACCAAAAGGGGTTGAAAGAAAAAGCGCTGGAGACCAACACCCGGGCGGTAGAACTCGATCCCAAAGCCTATCAAGCGTATGGAAACCTGGCGGTGGCCGCGATCCGCGAGAAGCAATATGCGAAAGCCGAGGAACTCCTGCGCAAAGCCTTGGCAGTGCAGCCCGAGTATCCCGAGGCGTACAACAATCTCGCCGTGGCCTACATGGAGCAAGGGCAATTGCAGCAAGCGATCACGGCGGCAGAGCAGGCCGTGCAGCAACGTCCCGAGTATCCCGAGGCGCTCACCAATCTCGGTGTTCTCCACAATAAGCTGGGGCAGCACGAGAAAGCCCTGATCTACCACCAACGCGCGACGGCCGTGAAAGCGGACTATTGGGAGGCGCACAACAATCTCGCTGCCACGCTTGCCCAACTCGGGCGCTATGCGGAAGCTGCCGCAGAATTCACCAAAGCGCTACAGACTCAACCGCAGGCTGCCGACGTGCACAAGCGGCTGGGCGATTTGTACTTCGGTCCGCTCAAGGAATGGGAAAAAGCGCGGCAGCATTACGAGATCTTCTTGCGGCTCACGCCCCCTGGTCCGCAACGTAAGGAAGTGCTTGCCCGCCTGCTCAAGATCGCGCAGTCGTAA
- a CDS encoding sigma 54-interacting transcriptional regulator has translation MTETSAPVQTEVERAPFSAEKFSLLFDLSRAFSSLIDLDELLPYIADQTRHVLQAESCVIFLLDPERQELYFPFVSDEISSVGNRLREIRFPANRGIVGWVVQQGQPTLVPDVSIDKRFYSGIDQQSGAHTRDVLYAPLRTRNGVIGAVGMRNKQTGRFTEEDLHFLDALAGSIAIAIENARFYRQAREAEARLKVAVATLHREAVDKHRFAEILGAPSGSMGKVFTLMETAIPLDLAVLLEGETGTGKELIARAIHYNGPRREYQFVAINCGAFPQDLLESELFGHKKGAFTSAFADKPGLFEIADGGTIFLDEIGEMPAPMQVKLLRVLQEGEFRRVGETPLRRVNVRVISATNRELLTEVKQKRFRNDLYWRIGQFPITIPPLRERREDMPLFLSRFLDRSLKKQEKSLPGFSPEAVTLLTHYEWPGNVRELESEIERAVALTPSGEFISPAAISDRLKTHRSFQVPLSAHGQSLRQARLAFEREYLAVVLRQHQGNAVKTAKVLGLSRQMLQKKIKDYSLRDHPGQD, from the coding sequence ATGACCGAGACCAGTGCGCCAGTTCAGACCGAAGTCGAGAGAGCGCCGTTCAGCGCGGAGAAATTCTCTCTCCTCTTCGACCTCAGCCGCGCTTTTAGCTCGTTGATCGACCTCGACGAACTGCTCCCGTACATTGCCGATCAAACGCGCCACGTCTTGCAGGCGGAGAGCTGCGTCATTTTTCTCCTCGATCCGGAACGGCAAGAATTGTATTTCCCCTTTGTCAGCGACGAGATCTCTTCGGTCGGGAATCGCCTCAGAGAAATCCGTTTCCCCGCGAATCGCGGTATTGTCGGCTGGGTTGTGCAGCAGGGCCAGCCCACTCTGGTGCCCGACGTTTCTATAGATAAGCGGTTTTATAGCGGCATCGACCAACAAAGCGGCGCGCACACTCGCGATGTGCTCTATGCCCCCTTACGCACTCGCAACGGAGTCATCGGCGCTGTCGGCATGCGGAACAAGCAGACTGGGCGATTCACGGAAGAGGATCTGCACTTTCTTGACGCGCTCGCCGGCTCCATCGCGATCGCCATCGAAAATGCCCGCTTCTATCGACAAGCCCGGGAAGCGGAAGCCCGCCTCAAAGTCGCCGTCGCAACCCTGCATCGCGAGGCCGTCGATAAACACCGCTTCGCGGAGATTCTCGGCGCGCCGAGCGGCAGCATGGGCAAAGTCTTTACCTTGATGGAGACGGCGATCCCGCTCGACCTCGCCGTCCTCCTCGAAGGCGAGACCGGCACCGGCAAGGAACTCATTGCCCGCGCGATTCATTACAACGGGCCGCGACGGGAATACCAATTCGTCGCCATCAACTGCGGCGCGTTTCCGCAAGACTTATTGGAAAGCGAGCTGTTCGGTCACAAAAAAGGGGCCTTCACCAGCGCGTTCGCCGATAAGCCGGGGCTCTTCGAGATTGCCGATGGCGGCACTATCTTTCTGGATGAAATCGGCGAGATGCCGGCACCCATGCAAGTGAAACTTCTGCGCGTCTTGCAAGAAGGCGAGTTTCGCCGGGTCGGAGAAACGCCGTTGCGCCGCGTGAATGTCCGCGTCATTTCTGCCACCAACCGCGAATTGCTGACCGAGGTGAAACAGAAACGCTTCCGCAACGACCTCTACTGGCGCATCGGGCAGTTCCCAATCACGATTCCACCGCTGCGCGAGCGACGAGAGGACATGCCGTTGTTTCTCTCCCGCTTTCTCGATCGCAGCCTCAAGAAGCAAGAAAAATCCCTGCCGGGGTTCTCTCCCGAGGCGGTCACTTTATTGACGCACTACGAATGGCCGGGGAACGTGCGCGAGTTGGAAAGCGAGATCGAACGCGCTGTAGCGCTCACTCCCTCAGGAGAATTTATCTCGCCCGCCGCCATTTCCGACCGCCTGAAAACCCACCGTTCGTTCCAGGTGCCACTGTCCGCACACGGACAATCGCTGCGACAAGCGCGGCTCGCGTTCGAGCGGGAATACCTCGCCGTCGTGCTCCGCCAACACCAGGGCAACGCCGTAAAGACGGCGAAAGTCCTCGGCCTCAGCCGCCAGATGCTCCAGAAAAAAATCAAAGACTACAGTCTGCGCGATCACCCTGGGCAGGACTGA
- a CDS encoding LLM class flavin-dependent oxidoreductase, whose amino-acid sequence MRFSVLTLGDNYEHIRSHEQFYQEVIEEAEYAEALGFESFWIGEHHFQASQRAFPSPQMLLAAIAQRTKTLKLGTGVSVLPVNDPIRLAEDIAALDLISHGRACFGVGRGYQPHEFAGFNVATETTKERFWECLEVIRLAWTQEQFSYSGQFFHYQDIALLPRPVQKPTPPIWVAAASPGSAEEAARKGYAFSAVPFASGPSPQEVGAQLARYREAYIAAGHGQPTDDIPHVFWTHVADSTAQALKEAEAGMKRKLGGSTKVWVKPGVRGYETFAKVGQFLATATIDQLDTMAIFGDPQRCIDKIKTYEAVGVTHLLVMFDWGGFPQQTVFHDMELFSRAVMPHFRTSEPTASVEVQQKNGVDARANS is encoded by the coding sequence ATGCGCTTCTCCGTGCTCACCTTGGGCGACAACTATGAACACATCCGCTCGCATGAGCAGTTTTACCAAGAAGTCATCGAAGAGGCCGAGTACGCCGAAGCGTTAGGCTTCGAGAGCTTCTGGATCGGCGAGCATCATTTTCAGGCGAGCCAGCGCGCGTTCCCTTCGCCGCAAATGCTCTTGGCCGCAATCGCGCAGCGGACGAAGACACTCAAGCTAGGCACCGGCGTCAGCGTGCTCCCTGTCAACGACCCCATCCGTCTGGCGGAAGATATCGCGGCGCTCGATCTCATTAGTCATGGACGGGCGTGCTTCGGCGTCGGGCGCGGCTATCAGCCGCACGAGTTCGCCGGATTCAACGTGGCTACGGAAACGACCAAAGAGCGCTTCTGGGAGTGTCTCGAGGTCATTCGTTTGGCCTGGACGCAAGAGCAGTTCTCCTACTCGGGGCAGTTCTTTCATTACCAAGACATCGCGCTTCTTCCTCGCCCTGTGCAGAAACCTACCCCGCCGATTTGGGTCGCCGCCGCCTCTCCGGGCTCGGCGGAAGAAGCGGCAAGAAAAGGCTACGCGTTCAGCGCCGTGCCGTTCGCCTCGGGACCTTCGCCGCAAGAGGTTGGCGCGCAACTGGCTCGCTACCGTGAAGCCTATATCGCCGCCGGGCATGGCCAGCCGACCGACGATATCCCGCATGTGTTTTGGACCCACGTCGCCGACTCGACCGCACAAGCATTAAAGGAAGCCGAAGCCGGCATGAAACGCAAACTGGGCGGCTCCACCAAGGTGTGGGTCAAACCAGGGGTCAGAGGCTACGAGACCTTCGCCAAGGTCGGGCAATTTCTGGCCACGGCCACCATCGACCAGCTCGATACCATGGCGATTTTCGGCGACCCGCAGCGCTGTATCGACAAGATCAAAACCTACGAAGCCGTCGGCGTCACCCACTTGCTGGTCATGTTCGACTGGGGCGGGTTTCCGCAGCAGACGGTCTTCCACGACATGGAGCTGTTTAGCCGCGCAGTCATGCCGCATTTTCGCACGTCCGAGCCAACTGCAAGCGTTGAGGTGCAGCAAAAGAACGGTGTCGACGCGCGCGCGAATTCGTAA
- a CDS encoding VOC family protein, whose product MIHPERIAHIVLKVRNLEQSRQFYTEILGMQVMKQVPEIRAVFLSFNGRDHHEIALFEIGDKADAPKMSSTGMLHFAMRLRTEDDLLAAYSEFKAKGVPISFTVNHGVSKSIYFRDPDDNELEVYTDNDIAELDAIKPNAYLGMEKLDFAKDDRGLADVIASMRH is encoded by the coding sequence ATGATTCATCCCGAACGTATCGCCCACATCGTGCTCAAAGTGCGTAACCTTGAGCAATCGCGCCAGTTCTACACCGAGATTCTCGGTATGCAGGTTATGAAGCAGGTGCCGGAGATCCGTGCCGTGTTCCTGTCTTTCAATGGCCGTGACCACCACGAGATCGCGCTTTTCGAGATCGGCGACAAAGCCGACGCTCCGAAGATGAGCAGCACCGGCATGCTTCACTTCGCCATGCGTCTCCGTACCGAAGACGATCTGCTCGCCGCCTACAGCGAATTCAAAGCCAAAGGCGTCCCGATCTCCTTCACCGTCAATCACGGTGTCAGCAAAAGCATCTACTTCCGCGATCCCGACGATAACGAACTCGAAGTCTACACCGATAACGATATTGCCGAGCTGGATGCGATCAAGCCAAACGCCTATCTCGGTATGGAAAAACTCGACTTCGCCAAGGATGATCGCGGACTGGCGGACGTGATTGCGAGCATGCGCCACTAA
- a CDS encoding sigma-54-dependent Fis family transcriptional regulator: MHEGILVVDDEEHMLTLFESVLGKEGYRVSCAASAEEALQKLHGAEFDLVISDLLLPGMDGVALLQRIKALQLKMPYIMLTGHGTVRSAVAAMKEGASDYLTKPVDTDELKVVVEKALELRRLNREVELLRAQVATAQPFPHLIGRSPPMRALLRLVELVASSDSTVLLHGESGTGKELIATAIHEHSHRRERPFITIDCGTIPENLLESELFGYVKGAFTGAMTNKKGLFEEAHGGTLFLDEIGDITPVFQGKLLRVLQTGELRPVGSTKRLTVDVRVIAATNKDLKKLVTERQFRDDLYYRLAVVPLRLPPLRDRREDILPLAEHFLERSCKRNGQPLKILSASALRLLLDAFWPGNVRELEHTIERAVVLTPGPEILPESVIFESAETAPSTLPSPQELTHAHAVLDTAEREKLHGALAQAKGNRSRAAKLLGISRSTLYERLKHYHLSDQQSA; the protein is encoded by the coding sequence ATGCATGAGGGTATTCTCGTCGTGGATGACGAAGAACACATGCTGACCCTCTTTGAGAGCGTGCTCGGCAAAGAAGGGTACCGTGTGAGCTGCGCCGCCTCAGCTGAAGAGGCGCTCCAAAAGCTCCACGGCGCTGAGTTCGATCTGGTGATTTCTGACCTCCTCCTTCCAGGCATGGACGGGGTTGCCCTGTTGCAGCGGATAAAAGCGTTACAACTGAAAATGCCCTACATCATGCTCACGGGTCATGGCACCGTGCGCTCCGCTGTCGCGGCGATGAAGGAAGGGGCGAGCGATTATCTGACGAAACCGGTGGACACGGACGAACTCAAAGTGGTGGTGGAAAAAGCGTTGGAGCTGCGGCGGTTGAATCGTGAAGTAGAACTCCTCCGTGCGCAAGTGGCCACTGCACAGCCCTTCCCGCACCTCATTGGCCGCAGTCCGCCCATGCGGGCGTTGCTGCGTCTGGTGGAATTAGTGGCGAGCAGCGACAGCACCGTCCTGCTCCACGGTGAATCGGGAACCGGCAAAGAATTGATTGCCACCGCCATTCACGAGCACAGCCACCGCCGCGAGCGGCCGTTTATCACGATCGATTGTGGGACGATCCCGGAGAATTTGTTGGAGAGTGAGCTTTTTGGGTACGTAAAGGGGGCCTTTACTGGCGCGATGACAAACAAAAAAGGATTGTTTGAAGAAGCCCACGGCGGGACGCTCTTCCTGGACGAAATCGGCGACATCACGCCCGTGTTCCAGGGAAAATTGCTCCGGGTGTTGCAGACAGGAGAGCTGCGCCCCGTGGGCAGCACCAAGCGTCTCACGGTCGATGTGCGAGTCATCGCCGCTACCAATAAAGATCTGAAAAAACTCGTGACGGAGCGACAGTTTCGCGATGACTTGTACTATCGGCTGGCGGTCGTACCGCTGCGACTGCCGCCTTTGCGCGACCGACGAGAAGATATTCTGCCCCTGGCCGAACATTTTCTTGAGCGCTCGTGCAAGCGCAATGGACAGCCGCTCAAGATCTTGTCCGCTTCAGCACTACGTCTCCTGCTGGATGCGTTCTGGCCAGGCAACGTGCGGGAGTTAGAGCACACCATTGAGCGGGCGGTGGTGTTGACCCCTGGTCCTGAAATTCTCCCGGAAAGCGTCATATTTGAATCCGCCGAGACCGCCCCGTCTACCCTCCCCTCACCCCAAGAGTTGACGCACGCTCATGCCGTTTTGGATACAGCGGAGCGAGAAAAATTACACGGAGCCTTGGCGCAAGCGAAAGGAAATCGTTCGCGCGCCGCCAAACTCCTCGGCATCAGCCGCTCGACGCTGTACGAACGATTGAAACACTACCACCTCAGCGACCAACAGTCGGCCTGA